One window of the Eucalyptus grandis isolate ANBG69807.140 chromosome 8, ASM1654582v1, whole genome shotgun sequence genome contains the following:
- the LOC104414081 gene encoding transcription factor bHLH19, whose translation MEILSPRVFPQMVEDAAYFHHHHHQQQVNSPFSFDDEFDLFHPSFHSEPCSNSSPSHLVPLVSRETMPGFAAPSIEAPRELTERPWKKLKTERWNSLGAPAHETMTRKVVISPSPSPSRSLSPDSHLISFGNPDSSPAISDPIHGTYEIQDCEGPKTKNTSAATRTPVHAQEHVLAERKRREKISKRLIALSAIIPNLKKMDKASILEDAIEHLKELQQRVKALEEEAAAAKTVESVVVVKKSQLTTDDDTYSSSDEHSCSQIDRQLSLPEIEARVSGNCVLIKIHCERRNGSVSKMIGEIEELNLTVVNSCIMPFGSSILDVTILAQMDVGSSLKMGDLVRNLRQALLDLM comes from the exons ATGGAGATCTTGTCGCCGAGAGTATTTCCCCAG ATGGTTGAAGATGCAGCCTATTTccatcaccaccatcatcagCAACAAGTGAACTCCCCCTTCTCGTTCGATGACGAGTTTGATTTGTTCCATCCATCTTTTCATTCAGAGCCCTGCTCCAACTCGTCGCCATCCCATCTGGTCCCTCTTGTTAGCCGTGAGACGATGCCCGGTTTCGCCGCACCGTCAATCGAAGCTCCTCGAGAGCTAACCGAGAGGCCCTGGAAAAAGCTCAAGACCGAGAGATGGAACTCCCTGGGCGCACCGGCGCACGAAACGATGACTCGCAAAGTGGTGATATCGCCATCTCCGTCTCCATCTCGGTCTCTGTCTCCTGACTCCCACTTGATATCTTTTGGGAACCCCGATTCTTCTCCAGCCATATCCGATCCGATCCATG GTACTTATGAAATCCAAGATTGCGAGGGACCAAAGACGAAAAACACCAGCGCGGCGACCAGGACGCCGGTTCACGCACAAGAGCATGTGCTAGCCGAGAGGAAGCGCCGCGAGAAGATCAGCAAGCGTCTCATCGCGCTCTCAGCCATCATTCCCAACCTTAAGAAG ATGGACAAGGCTTCCATCCTTGAGGATGCAATCGAGCACTTGAAAGAGCTTCAACAACGCGTCAAGGCACtcgaggaggaggcggcggcagcgAAGACGGTGGAGTCGGTCGTCGTGGTGAAGAAGTCCCAACTCACCACGGATGACGATACGTATTCTTCGTCGGACGAGCACTCTTGCAGCCAGATTGACCGGCAACTCTCGCTCCCGGAAATCGAGGCACGAGTTTCCGGAAACTGCGTCCTCATCAAAATCCATTGTGAGAGGCGCAATGGCTCTGTATCGAAGATGATCGGTGAAATAGAGGAACTGAACCTAACTGTCGTGAACAGTTGCATCATGCCCTTTGGAAGTTCCATCCTAGACGTCACCATCCTAGCTCAG ATGGACGTGGGATCCAGCTTGAAAATGGGGGATCTCGTGAGGAATCTGCGTCAAGCTCTTCTGGATCTCATGTGA